The DNA sequence ATTGACAAACGCCACAAAATCAACTGGATCGAAATTTACATTCGTCATCGTGGAGAACAACATCTCCATTGTGAACTCATCTGCCTCGCGAGTGTCTATTCCCAAAGATTTGGCTTGCAGCGCCACTTGCGATAGTCCCCGCAAGCAATGTACCAACAAATCTTGCAACCCATTGACTTCAGGACTTTTACCGCAGGCTCCCCACTGATGACACACATCGCCACGGGTTGTTTGTTCGCATTGGTTACAGTACATATATCGTTACTCCTGTGTTCTTATCTCTAGCCTATTGGGATTCCTCAAGCCGATCCTTGACTTAAGTCAAGGGGGAGTGGGGGAGTGGGGGAGCGGGGGAGCGGGAGAATAAATCTGTTCCCTATTTCCTTTTCCCTTTCCCCCTTTCCCCTCTTCCCCTAGCCCCTAGCCCCTATCCCCTAACCCCTAGCTATATGACTATTAGCGAACGTATTTTAGAAGTCAAACAGTTTTTGAAACAAACGCCGATTTTTCGGGATGTCGCTGATGAGCAATTGGCTGCTTTAGCGAATATAGGGATTCTCCAGAGTTATAAAAAAGGGGAAACGCTATTTTGGGAGGGAGATGAAGGAACTGGATTTTTTATCGTCAAATCGGGACGCATTAAGGTTTTTAAAGTAGCGAGCGCTGGGAAAGAACAAATTTTGCATATTTTCGGCGCTGACGAACATTTTGCAGAAGTACCTGCTTTCGATGGCGGTCATTTTCCGGCATCGGCGGCTGCACTGGAAAATTCAGAGGTTGTATTTATTCCCAGAGCCGCTTTTTTGATGGTTTTGCAGCAACATCCGATACTGGCGATCGCTATGTTGGGAACTTTTGCCCGACACTTGCGACGATTGGCGCATTTAGTGGATACTCTTTCTTTTAAAGAAGTGCCCGAACGGTTAGCAAATTATTTGTTAAATTTGAGCGATCGCAATAACAAAGCCGATGTCATTGAATTGGATTTACCGAAAGGACAACTGGCTGCACTGTTGGGAACTATTCCAGAAACGCTCTCTCGCGCCTTTTATAAACTCAGTCAAGAAGGAGCGATCGAGGTCGATGGGACGACTGTGCGATTGTGCGATCGCGATCGACTCTCCCAGCGAGGACAGAATAAATAAGGCGAGTCGGAAAGCTTATGGAATGGAAGAGTAGGGCATACATCTGCGTTCGATTCTCCAATTGAATTCAAGCAT is a window from the Aerosakkonema funiforme FACHB-1375 genome containing:
- a CDS encoding Crp/Fnr family transcriptional regulator, whose product is MTISERILEVKQFLKQTPIFRDVADEQLAALANIGILQSYKKGETLFWEGDEGTGFFIVKSGRIKVFKVASAGKEQILHIFGADEHFAEVPAFDGGHFPASAAALENSEVVFIPRAAFLMVLQQHPILAIAMLGTFARHLRRLAHLVDTLSFKEVPERLANYLLNLSDRNNKADVIELDLPKGQLAALLGTIPETLSRAFYKLSQEGAIEVDGTTVRLCDRDRLSQRGQNK